From the genome of Neisseria lisongii, one region includes:
- a CDS encoding heavy metal translocating P-type ATPase has translation MQQKIRFHIHGMTCQACATRIEKVLNKKDFIQTASVNFAGEEAQIEFDDTQTDAAAIRSIIEKTGFGAEEKHDAAAERPSENRIGWRLWLLWAINLPFAFGMLGMMVGRHDWMLPPLWQLVLASVVQLYLALPFYRGAYSSIRGGLANMDVLVSMGTLSVYLYSAYMMFRHGNHAAHHIYFEAAVMVIGLVSLGKFLEQRTKHTSLNSLGLLLKLTPQQVNVFRNGTWQQIALNEIQTGELIRTVHGGRIAADGVVESGSGWADESHLTGESRPEIKQAGSRVLAGALLTDGSLTYRAERLGSQTLLGDMMTALSEAQGSKAPIARMADKAAAVFVPAVVSVALLTFALTWWLKGNAETALIHAAAVLVIACPCALGLATPAAIMAGMGKAVQHGIWFKDAAAMETAARVDTVVLDKTGTLTEGKPKVAAVWLRPSENERHIDEDTLYLLAAAVEQHAAHPLANALTRAAHERRLPLPAADNIRSESGAGMIADVAGWGEVKIGKPDFCGLTLPELPDPVWQIASIAAVSLNGRPIGAFALADSLKADSQTAISRLKNRGIEVHIMSGDHQATVDHIARILGITHAYGNMSPRDKAEAVRRLQQQGKTVAMSGDGINDAPALAAADVGFAIKGGADIAEHSAAATLMKQSVNQLADALLIARATLKNIKQNLFFALFYNLLGIPLAAVGLLSPVIAGAAMALSSISVLTNALRLKRIKIR, from the coding sequence ATGCAACAGAAAATCCGCTTCCATATTCACGGCATGACTTGTCAGGCATGTGCTACCCGCATTGAAAAGGTTTTGAATAAAAAAGACTTTATTCAGACGGCCTCGGTTAATTTTGCCGGCGAAGAAGCCCAAATTGAATTTGACGACACGCAAACCGATGCGGCGGCAATCCGTTCCATCATTGAAAAAACCGGTTTCGGTGCGGAGGAAAAACACGATGCCGCTGCGGAAAGGCCGTCTGAAAACCGTATCGGCTGGCGTTTGTGGCTGCTGTGGGCCATCAATCTGCCGTTTGCTTTCGGTATGCTCGGTATGATGGTCGGACGGCATGATTGGATGTTGCCGCCGCTGTGGCAACTGGTGTTGGCCAGTGTGGTGCAGCTTTATCTGGCGTTGCCGTTTTATCGGGGGGCGTATTCGTCCATTCGGGGCGGGCTGGCGAATATGGATGTGTTGGTCAGCATGGGGACGCTGTCGGTTTATCTTTATTCGGCGTATATGATGTTCCGCCATGGCAACCATGCGGCGCACCATATTTATTTTGAGGCGGCGGTGATGGTAATCGGGTTGGTGTCGCTGGGTAAGTTTCTCGAACAGCGCACCAAACATACCAGCCTCAACAGCCTCGGCCTGCTGCTCAAACTCACGCCGCAGCAGGTGAATGTGTTCCGCAATGGTACATGGCAGCAAATCGCTCTTAATGAAATTCAAACCGGCGAATTAATCCGCACTGTCCACGGCGGGCGGATTGCCGCTGACGGCGTGGTAGAAAGCGGCAGCGGTTGGGCAGACGAAAGCCATCTGACCGGCGAATCCCGTCCCGAAATCAAACAGGCGGGCAGCCGGGTGCTGGCGGGGGCGCTGCTCACTGACGGAAGCCTGACCTACCGTGCCGAACGGCTCGGAAGCCAAACCCTGCTCGGCGATATGATGACGGCGCTTTCCGAAGCCCAAGGAAGCAAAGCCCCGATTGCCCGCATGGCCGATAAAGCCGCTGCGGTATTTGTTCCCGCAGTCGTGAGCGTTGCTCTGCTGACGTTTGCCCTGACGTGGTGGCTGAAGGGCAACGCCGAAACCGCCTTGATACACGCCGCCGCCGTATTGGTGATTGCCTGCCCCTGCGCCCTCGGTTTGGCAACACCGGCGGCCATTATGGCGGGCATGGGTAAGGCGGTGCAGCACGGCATTTGGTTTAAGGATGCCGCCGCCATGGAAACTGCCGCCCGTGTCGATACGGTTGTACTCGACAAAACCGGCACGCTGACCGAAGGCAAACCCAAAGTCGCCGCCGTCTGGCTGAGGCCGTCTGAAAATGAACGCCATATCGATGAAGACACGCTGTATCTGCTTGCCGCCGCAGTCGAACAACACGCCGCCCACCCGCTGGCAAACGCCCTTACCCGTGCTGCACACGAACGCCGCTTGCCTCTGCCCGCTGCCGATAATATCCGCAGCGAAAGCGGTGCCGGTATGATTGCCGATGTTGCCGGTTGGGGCGAAGTCAAAATCGGCAAACCCGATTTCTGCGGCCTGACGCTGCCCGAACTGCCCGACCCCGTGTGGCAAATCGCCAGCATTGCCGCCGTTTCGCTCAACGGCCGCCCCATCGGCGCATTCGCCCTTGCCGACTCGCTGAAAGCCGACAGCCAAACCGCCATCAGCCGTCTGAAAAACAGAGGCATCGAAGTGCATATCATGAGCGGCGACCATCAGGCCACCGTTGATCACATTGCCCGCATTCTCGGTATCACACACGCATACGGCAACATGAGTCCGCGCGACAAAGCCGAAGCCGTCCGCCGACTGCAGCAGCAAGGCAAAACCGTTGCCATGAGCGGCGACGGCATCAACGATGCCCCTGCCCTTGCCGCCGCCGATGTCGGTTTTGCCATCAAAGGCGGAGCCGACATCGCCGAACATAGCGCCGCCGCCACGCTGATGAAACAGTCGGTCAATCAACTTGCCGATGCCCTGTTGATTGCCCGAGCTACGCTGAAAAACATCAAACAAAACCTGTTTTTCGCCCTGTTTTACAACCTGCTCGGCATACCGCTCGCCGCCGTCGGCCTGCTCAGCCCCGTTATCGCCGGTGCCGCCATGGCGCTCAGCTCCATCTCCGTTCTGACCAACGCCCTGCGTTTGAAACGGATTAAAATCCGCTGA
- a CDS encoding heavy-metal-associated domain-containing protein codes for MTTQTLTLKIEGMTCNGCVNSVNRILNAAAGVIQADTSLAEQQSIIRFDPSQTDAAALIAAIEEAGFDAAEKYML; via the coding sequence ATGACTACGCAAACTCTGACTCTTAAAATCGAAGGCATGACCTGCAACGGCTGCGTGAACAGCGTTAACCGTATTTTGAACGCTGCTGCCGGTGTGATCCAAGCCGACACCAGCCTTGCCGAGCAGCAGAGCATTATCCGTTTCGACCCGTCGCAAACCGATGCTGCCGCTTTGATTGCGGCCATTGAAGAGGCGGGTTTTGATGCGGCTGAAAAGTATATGCTATAG
- the nrdA gene encoding class 1a ribonucleoside-diphosphate reductase subunit alpha, whose translation MTNATNLKVTKRDGRLEPIDLDKIHRVVTWAAEGLNNVSVSQVELKSHIQFYNGIRTDDIHETIIKAAADLISQESPDYQYLAARLAIFHLRKIAYGEFEPPHLYDHVQKLTQAGKYDRHILEDYSREEFDELNAYIDHKRDMTFSYAAVKQLEGKYLVQNRVTRQIYETPQFLYILVAMCLFSKYPKTTRLSYVKRFYDAVSTFKVSLPTPIMSGVRTPTRQFSSCVLIECDDSLDSINATTSAIVKYVSQRAGIGINAGRIRGLGSEIRGGEAQHTGCIPFFKMFQAAVKSCSQGGVRGGAATLFYPMWHWEVENLLVLKNNRGVEDNRVRHLDYGVQINRLLYTRLIKGGNITLFSPNEVPGLYDAFFADQDEFERLYTQYEQDENIRKRSIPATELFSSLMQERAGTGRIYIQNVDHCNTHSPFDPSVAPVRQSNLCLEIALPTKPLEHINDENGEIALCTLSAFNLGALQHLDEFEELADLTVRALDALLDYQDYPVPAARIATMNRRTLGIGVINYAYYLAKNGVRYSDDSALALTHRTFEAMQYYLLKASVNLAKEYGACPLFNETVYSQGKLPIDTYKKDLDTICSETLHYDWESLRADIVKYGLRNSTLTALMPSETSSQIANATNGIEPPRGLVAVKASKDGILKQVVPEFETLNRQYETLWQLPGNDGYLKLVGIMQKFVDQAISANTSYDPAKFEGGKVPMKQMLKDLLTAYKYGVKTLYYHNTRDGADDTQTDLQDDGCAGGACKI comes from the coding sequence ATGACGAACGCAACAAACTTGAAAGTAACCAAACGAGACGGACGCTTAGAGCCGATTGATTTGGACAAAATCCACCGTGTGGTTACTTGGGCGGCCGAGGGTTTGAACAATGTTTCCGTTTCCCAAGTCGAACTGAAATCGCATATCCAGTTTTACAACGGCATCCGCACCGACGATATTCACGAAACCATCATCAAAGCGGCCGCCGACCTGATTTCTCAGGAATCCCCTGATTACCAGTATCTCGCCGCACGTCTAGCGATTTTCCATCTGCGCAAAATTGCCTACGGTGAATTCGAGCCGCCTCATCTGTACGACCATGTGCAGAAACTCACGCAGGCGGGCAAATACGACCGCCATATTTTGGAAGACTACAGCCGTGAAGAGTTTGACGAGTTAAACGCCTATATCGACCACAAACGGGATATGACCTTCTCTTACGCTGCCGTGAAGCAGCTGGAAGGCAAGTATCTGGTGCAAAACCGTGTTACCCGCCAAATCTACGAAACGCCGCAGTTTCTGTATATTTTGGTGGCAATGTGCCTGTTCAGCAAATATCCGAAAACCACCCGTTTAAGCTACGTCAAACGTTTCTACGATGCGGTTTCGACTTTCAAAGTCTCGCTGCCGACCCCGATTATGAGCGGCGTGCGGACACCGACCCGCCAATTCTCAAGCTGCGTATTGATTGAGTGCGACGACAGTCTGGATTCGATTAACGCTACTACCAGTGCGATTGTGAAATATGTTTCGCAACGCGCCGGCATCGGCATCAATGCCGGCCGAATCCGTGGTTTGGGTAGCGAAATCCGTGGCGGCGAAGCGCAGCATACCGGCTGTATTCCGTTTTTCAAAATGTTCCAAGCAGCGGTGAAATCCTGCTCGCAAGGCGGCGTACGGGGCGGAGCGGCAACGCTGTTTTACCCGATGTGGCACTGGGAAGTCGAAAATCTGCTGGTGCTGAAAAACAACCGGGGCGTGGAAGACAACCGCGTGCGCCATTTGGACTACGGCGTGCAAATCAACCGCCTGCTCTATACCCGCCTGATTAAAGGCGGCAATATTACCCTGTTTTCTCCCAACGAAGTGCCGGGGCTGTATGACGCATTTTTTGCCGATCAAGACGAGTTTGAGCGGCTGTACACCCAATACGAGCAAGACGAAAACATACGCAAACGCAGCATTCCGGCGACCGAACTGTTTTCATCATTAATGCAGGAACGTGCCGGTACCGGACGGATTTACATTCAAAACGTCGATCACTGCAACACCCACAGCCCGTTTGACCCGAGCGTTGCGCCGGTGCGCCAGTCCAACCTGTGTTTGGAAATTGCCCTGCCGACCAAGCCGCTGGAACATATCAACGATGAAAACGGCGAAATCGCCCTATGCACCCTTTCCGCATTCAATCTCGGTGCATTGCAGCATTTGGACGAATTTGAAGAACTCGCCGATTTGACCGTGCGTGCCTTGGATGCCCTGCTCGATTATCAGGATTACCCCGTTCCGGCGGCCCGCATTGCCACCATGAACCGCCGCACTTTGGGTATCGGCGTGATTAACTATGCTTATTATCTGGCGAAAAACGGCGTGCGCTACAGCGACGATTCCGCTCTTGCGCTGACTCACCGCACCTTTGAAGCCATGCAGTATTACCTGCTCAAAGCCTCGGTGAATCTGGCCAAAGAATACGGCGCTTGCCCATTGTTTAACGAAACCGTTTATTCGCAAGGCAAACTGCCGATTGATACCTACAAAAAAGATTTGGACACCATCTGCAGCGAAACGCTGCACTACGATTGGGAAAGCCTGCGTGCCGACATCGTGAAATACGGCCTGCGCAACTCCACCCTGACCGCATTGATGCCGTCTGAAACCAGCTCGCAAATCGCCAACGCCACCAACGGTATCGAGCCGCCGCGCGGTTTGGTCGCTGTCAAAGCCTCGAAAGACGGTATTTTAAAACAGGTCGTGCCGGAATTTGAAACGCTCAACCGCCAATACGAAACCCTGTGGCAACTGCCGGGCAACGACGGCTATCTGAAACTGGTCGGCATTATGCAGAAGTTTGTCGATCAGGCGATTTCCGCCAACACCAGCTACGATCCGGCCAAATTCGAAGGTGGCAAAGTGCCGATGAAACAAATGCTCAAAGACTTGCTGACCGCCTACAAATACGGCGTGAAAACTCTGTATTACCACAACACCCGAGACGGTGCCGACGATACCCAAACCGATTTGCAGGACGACGGCTGCGCAGGCGGAGCGTGTAAAATCTAA
- a CDS encoding peptidoglycan DD-metalloendopeptidase family protein, with protein MLKKTAFHAGSLALTLMLCACAGQQPAPVISGTASTGSTAANSTGNPYGAAPYEPNAAAAADTAPYTPPAYTPSAPAANTPAYTGSYVPSYAPVDINAATHSVVRGDTVYNISKRYHITQDNLRAWNNLSDNTISIGQVLRVKPAGYVAPTVTAAPVVAAAVPAAPANPVSTPAPATKPAATAPAAAPASTPTVATGATRTVSSITWQRPTTGNVITQFGGSSKGVDIAGTAGQPVVAAADGKVVYAGSGLRGYGNLVIIQHNPTFLSAYGHNQSLLVSEGQSVKRGQTIAKMGNTDASRTQLHFEVRQNGKPVNPASYVAF; from the coding sequence ATGTTGAAAAAAACCGCATTCCATGCCGGATCTCTTGCCCTGACCCTGATGCTCTGCGCCTGCGCCGGACAACAGCCGGCACCGGTGATTTCCGGTACGGCTTCCACAGGTTCAACCGCTGCCAACAGCACGGGTAATCCATACGGTGCAGCACCTTACGAACCCAATGCAGCCGCCGCTGCGGATACCGCACCTTACACGCCGCCTGCCTACACACCGAGCGCCCCTGCAGCAAATACTCCTGCCTACACCGGAAGCTACGTTCCGTCATACGCTCCGGTAGACATTAACGCCGCCACCCACAGCGTTGTCCGCGGCGACACCGTTTACAATATTTCCAAACGTTACCACATTACCCAAGACAATCTGCGTGCTTGGAACAATTTGAGCGATAACACCATCAGCATCGGCCAAGTTTTACGGGTGAAACCGGCGGGCTATGTCGCCCCGACCGTTACCGCAGCCCCTGTTGTTGCCGCTGCTGTGCCTGCCGCTCCGGCCAATCCTGTCAGCACCCCTGCTCCGGCAACCAAACCGGCTGCAACCGCTCCTGCCGCAGCACCGGCAAGCACACCGACCGTTGCCACCGGTGCGACCCGTACCGTCAGCAGTATTACTTGGCAACGCCCGACCACCGGTAACGTCATTACCCAATTCGGCGGTAGCAGCAAAGGCGTGGACATCGCCGGTACGGCCGGACAGCCGGTTGTCGCCGCAGCAGACGGCAAAGTTGTGTATGCCGGTTCAGGCTTGAGAGGCTACGGCAACTTGGTGATCATCCAACACAACCCCACTTTCCTGAGCGCCTACGGCCACAACCAAAGCCTGCTGGTCAGCGAAGGCCAAAGCGTGAAACGGGGTCAGACCATCGCCAAAATGGGCAACACCGATGCCAGCCGCACCCAGCTGCACTTTGAAGTGCGCCAAAACGGCAAGCCGGTCAATCCGGCATCATACGTAGCATTCTAA
- the surE gene encoding 5'/3'-nucleotidase SurE encodes MNILISNDDGYLAPGLAILARTAAEFANVRVVAPERDRSGVSNSLTLDRPLRIKQAENGFYYVSGTPTDCIHLGLHALPEFRPDLVLSGINNGANMGDDTLYSGTVAAATEAYLMGIPAVALSLNDSSGRYWATAEKAVWLLLEHLLKQPPQTPILWNINIPAVAPEDIQGIKITRLGRRHHAQSIVPAKNPRGEAVYWIGPVGDVSDNLAGTDFGECEAGFITVTPLQIDLTAYQETEAVARFWAQAAFK; translated from the coding sequence ATGAATATTCTGATTTCCAACGACGACGGCTATCTCGCCCCCGGTCTGGCGATTTTGGCACGCACTGCCGCCGAGTTTGCCAATGTCCGAGTGGTTGCCCCCGAACGGGACCGCAGCGGTGTCAGCAATTCCCTGACTCTCGACCGTCCACTGCGGATCAAACAGGCGGAAAACGGGTTTTATTATGTCAGCGGCACACCGACCGACTGCATTCATCTGGGGCTGCACGCCCTGCCCGAGTTCCGCCCCGATTTGGTTTTGTCCGGCATCAACAACGGTGCCAATATGGGCGACGATACCCTCTATTCCGGCACCGTGGCCGCCGCCACCGAAGCCTATCTGATGGGCATTCCCGCCGTTGCCCTGTCCTTAAACGACAGCAGCGGCCGCTATTGGGCCACTGCCGAAAAAGCGGTCTGGCTGCTGCTGGAACATTTATTAAAGCAGCCGCCGCAAACACCGATTTTATGGAACATCAATATCCCTGCCGTCGCCCCCGAAGACATTCAGGGCATTAAAATTACCCGCCTCGGCCGCCGCCATCACGCACAAAGCATTGTTCCGGCAAAAAATCCGCGTGGCGAAGCGGTTTATTGGATCGGACCGGTCGGCGATGTTTCCGATAATCTGGCCGGTACCGATTTCGGCGAATGCGAAGCCGGTTTCATCACCGTTACCCCGCTGCAAATCGACCTCACCGCCTACCAAGAAACCGAAGCTGTTGCCCGATTCTGGGCGCAGGCGGCATTTAAATAG
- a CDS encoding nitroreductase family protein encodes MTTLTPKQILAAFKYRKSCRHYDPERKISQEDFNFILELGRLSPSSVGSEPWQFLVIQNPELRQAMKPFAWGMLNALDTASHIVVILAKKNARYDSEFLRESMVRRGVTDPEQIAATLEKYRNFQQTDIDILNSERSLFDWACRQTYIALANMMTGAAMAGIDSCPIEGFNYEAMNRLLAGQGLFDPAEWGVSVAVTFGYRTRDIADKNRKAAEEVVVWAE; translated from the coding sequence ATGACGACTTTAACCCCAAAACAGATTTTAGCCGCTTTTAAATACCGCAAGTCCTGCCGCCATTACGACCCCGAACGCAAAATCAGCCAAGAGGATTTCAATTTTATTTTGGAACTCGGCCGCCTTTCGCCCAGCTCGGTCGGTAGTGAGCCTTGGCAATTTTTGGTAATTCAGAATCCCGAGTTGCGCCAAGCGATGAAGCCTTTTGCTTGGGGTATGCTCAATGCTTTGGACACCGCCAGCCATATTGTGGTGATTCTTGCCAAGAAAAACGCCCGCTACGATTCTGAATTTCTGCGTGAAAGCATGGTGCGGCGGGGCGTTACCGACCCTGAACAAATCGCCGCCACTTTGGAAAAATACCGTAATTTCCAGCAAACCGACATCGATATTTTGAACAGCGAACGCAGCCTGTTTGACTGGGCGTGCCGCCAAACCTATATCGCACTGGCGAATATGATGACCGGTGCCGCTATGGCGGGTATCGATTCCTGCCCCATCGAGGGTTTCAACTACGAAGCCATGAACCGCCTGCTCGCCGGACAAGGCCTGTTTGACCCCGCCGAATGGGGCGTATCCGTTGCCGTAACCTTCGGCTACCGCACCCGGGACATCGCCGATAAAAACCGCAAAGCAGCGGAAGAAGTGGTTGTGTGGGCGGAATAA
- the nrdB gene encoding class Ia ribonucleoside-diphosphate reductase subunit beta, with translation MSYSTFPKTANDALKEPMFFGQSVNVARYDQQKYEIFEKLIEKQLSFFWRPEEIDVSRDRIDYANLPEHEKHIFISNLKYQTLLDSIQGRSPNVALLPLVSIPELETWIETWSFSETIHSRSYTHIIRNIVNDPSIVFDDIVQNQYIIARAEDIACYYDDLIEYTQYYNLLGEGRHTVNGNSITVSLRELKKKLYLCLMCVNVLEAIRFYVSFACSFAFAERELMEGNAKIIKLIARDEALHLTSTQHMLNLMRAGEDDPEMAEIAAELENDCFELFKKAAEQEKEWAAYLFKDGSMIGLNKEILGQYVEYITNLRMQAVGLKPAFEKANQNPIPWINAWLSSDNVQVAPQEVEISSYLIGQIDSEVNADDLGDFEL, from the coding sequence ATGTCCTACAGCACTTTCCCGAAAACCGCCAATGATGCGCTGAAAGAGCCGATGTTTTTCGGCCAGTCGGTCAATGTGGCCCGTTATGACCAGCAGAAATACGAAATCTTTGAAAAACTGATTGAAAAGCAGCTTTCTTTCTTTTGGCGGCCGGAAGAAATTGACGTTTCGCGCGACCGTATCGACTACGCCAACCTACCGGAACATGAAAAACATATTTTTATCAGTAATTTAAAATATCAAACCCTGCTCGATTCGATTCAGGGGCGCAGCCCGAACGTAGCGCTGCTGCCGCTGGTGTCCATTCCCGAACTGGAAACATGGATTGAAACATGGTCGTTTTCCGAGACCATTCATTCCCGCAGCTACACCCACATTATCCGCAATATCGTCAACGACCCGTCGATTGTGTTTGATGATATTGTACAAAATCAATACATTATCGCCCGTGCCGAAGACATCGCCTGCTATTATGACGATTTAATCGAATATACCCAATATTACAATCTGTTGGGCGAAGGCCGACATACCGTTAACGGCAACAGCATCACGGTCAGCCTGCGGGAGTTGAAGAAAAAGCTGTATCTGTGTCTGATGTGCGTGAATGTGTTGGAAGCCATCCGCTTTTACGTTTCTTTTGCCTGCTCGTTTGCCTTTGCCGAACGGGAATTGATGGAAGGCAATGCCAAAATCATCAAACTCATCGCCCGCGACGAAGCCCTGCACCTTACCAGCACCCAGCATATGCTGAATCTGATGCGTGCCGGCGAAGACGATCCGGAAATGGCGGAAATCGCCGCCGAATTGGAAAACGATTGTTTTGAATTGTTCAAAAAAGCGGCCGAGCAGGAAAAAGAATGGGCGGCCTACCTCTTTAAAGACGGCTCGATGATCGGCCTGAATAAAGAAATTTTGGGACAATATGTCGAATATATCACCAATCTGCGTATGCAGGCGGTCGGACTGAAACCTGCCTTTGAAAAAGCCAACCAAAATCCGATTCCGTGGATTAACGCTTGGCTCTCGTCCGATAATGTTCAGGTTGCGCCGCAGGAAGTCGA
- the mpl gene encoding UDP-N-acetylmuramate:L-alanyl-gamma-D-glutamyl-meso-diaminopimelate ligase, which produces MKHIHIIGIGGTFMGGIAAIAKEAGFKVSGCDAKMYPPMSTQLEALGIDVHEGFDAAQLDEFQADIYVIGNVAKRGMEVVEAVLNRNLPYTSGPQWLAENVLHQHWVLGVAGTHGKTTTASMLAWVLEYAGLAPGFLIGGVPQNFSMSARLPQTPAQDPNSKSPFFVIEADEYDTAFFDKRSKFVHYRPRTAILNNLEFDHADIFADLAAIQTQFHHLVRTVPAQGLVVCNGKERSLSETLDKGCWTPVELFGCTEGWEVADVAADGSFDVLFKGEKAGRVAWDLIGEHNRMNALAVIAAARHVGVAVATACEALGAFKNVKRRMEIKGTVKGITVYDDFAHHPTAIDTTIAGLRQKVGSGRILAVLEPRSNTMKLGTMKAALPDSLKAADQVFCYAGGVDWDVAEALSPLGGKLHIGKDFDAFVAEIIRQARSGDHILVMSNGGFGGIHDKLLQGLADSEAV; this is translated from the coding sequence ATGAAGCATATCCACATTATCGGCATCGGTGGGACATTTATGGGCGGAATCGCTGCGATTGCCAAAGAGGCAGGGTTTAAAGTCAGCGGTTGCGATGCCAAAATGTATCCGCCGATGAGTACGCAGTTGGAAGCCTTGGGCATTGATGTCCACGAGGGTTTTGATGCGGCGCAGCTTGATGAATTTCAAGCCGATATTTATGTTATCGGCAATGTTGCCAAGCGGGGCATGGAGGTGGTGGAAGCCGTGTTGAACCGCAATTTGCCTTATACGTCCGGCCCGCAGTGGCTGGCGGAAAATGTGCTGCACCAGCATTGGGTGTTGGGCGTGGCGGGAACGCACGGTAAAACCACCACTGCATCTATGCTGGCGTGGGTATTGGAATACGCAGGTTTGGCACCCGGTTTCCTGATCGGCGGCGTGCCGCAGAATTTCAGCATGTCGGCACGCTTGCCGCAAACGCCGGCGCAAGACCCAAACAGCAAATCGCCGTTTTTTGTGATTGAAGCCGATGAATACGATACGGCATTTTTCGACAAACGCTCAAAATTCGTCCACTACCGCCCGCGTACGGCAATTTTGAACAATCTGGAATTTGACCACGCCGATATTTTCGCCGATTTAGCGGCGATTCAGACCCAGTTCCATCATTTGGTGCGCACCGTTCCGGCGCAGGGGTTGGTGGTGTGCAACGGCAAAGAACGCAGTCTGAGCGAAACTTTAGATAAAGGCTGCTGGACACCGGTCGAATTGTTCGGCTGCACCGAAGGCTGGGAAGTGGCCGATGTGGCGGCGGACGGCTCGTTTGACGTGTTGTTCAAAGGTGAAAAAGCCGGACGGGTTGCGTGGGATTTAATCGGCGAACACAACCGCATGAACGCTTTGGCGGTGATCGCCGCCGCCCGCCATGTCGGTGTTGCCGTCGCCACCGCCTGCGAGGCTTTGGGCGCATTTAAAAACGTCAAACGCCGAATGGAAATCAAAGGAACGGTTAAAGGCATAACCGTTTATGACGATTTCGCCCACCACCCGACCGCCATCGACACCACCATCGCCGGTTTGCGCCAAAAAGTCGGCAGCGGGCGGATTTTGGCGGTATTAGAACCCCGTTCCAACACCATGAAACTGGGTACAATGAAAGCCGCCTTGCCCGACAGCCTGAAAGCCGCCGACCAAGTATTCTGCTATGCCGGCGGCGTGGATTGGGATGTTGCCGAAGCCCTGTCGCCATTGGGCGGCAAACTGCACATCGGCAAGGATTTTGATGCTTTCGTTGCCGAAATCATCCGCCAAGCCCGAAGCGGCGACCATATTTTGGTGATGAGCAACGGCGGCTTCGGCGGCATTCACGACAAACTGCTGCAAGGCTTGGCAGACAGCGAGGCCGTCTGA